In the genome of Conger conger chromosome 8, fConCon1.1, whole genome shotgun sequence, one region contains:
- the LOC133135891 gene encoding RE1-silencing transcription factor-like translates to MAAQTVYPVGVVMFTPLVGVAMGGEETGVTEIPRTDLAAPQLVMLANVALTSEGGGSGDYSPEEKQMVELKTVGSSCYSDSEDEGLVHCGYADGTADSHHADASFDIYPETPQAVSSHSYKGRKEQEQEEEEEEEKEEEDQETEGEGKGEGSPSSPTVGCKRKRIVRQLMENCRSKKKPFHCKPCQYEAECEEEFVDHIRVHSAKKLLVAEQAQEEEDELANGAEPVPEGGGEGAVYTKGVIRCERCGYNTNRYDHYMAHLKHHSKEGDSQRVYKCTICTYTTISQYHWKKHLRNHFPSKLYTCGQCCYFSDRKNNYVQHIRTHTGERPFRCSYCKYSSSQKTHLTRHMRTHSGERPFKCDSCSYLAANQHEVTRHARQVHNGPKPLSCPHCQYKTADRSNYKKHVELHVNPRQFLCPVCTYAASKKCNLQYHVKSRHPDCSDITLDVSKVKLRIKKPESGSPTYYSVGKEARYVLTGIKEGKVERKSGRREGATGGGGGGGEGEGVAVDSQPTPDPINLSTKKPSKANPLSTAAKKEQRDKTHKRSEERETSKRREEREASKRRVERETPKRRVERETSKRREERETPKRRVERETPKRRVERETSKRVEERETSKRVEERESSKRVEERDTSKRREERETSKRVEERETPKRETVRKTQKSVVAEERRGVKPGERKERVGGKVTRKAKANKIAGVSAETQPRRESKVRKMANAKEEKEEREQNAGDAERAEEERAAKERAEREERERMENERVERERVEKGRLERERAEKDRLEMERAAKERVEMKRQERERLEKERIEKERAERERVEKERMEKERVERERAEKERLERERAEKERLEKEREEKERMEMERAENERMENERAEREREENERMEKERAERKKERMEKERAERERVEKERMEKERAERESVEKERKSEDADDPIKSGSGRPARAVRAVVKASRGQSQKPAEKTQDEEAKVTSRKRKAATCEHPPHQNEALCGPSRKLAAEERRPQSSTVLRGRHEAPKRIQGPECSTRLSKRIDRPLGVSVIKRTKKTMAKPGPMEAKLGPAETKLHRPPIRGKWGPSAQEDNLRKEFKEVGTSIHQKPVGGERTGEEEEAPEGCSRVNEGTALGRGPEVARGTIPAPLHRLELSARRRGKATDMEEDEGIHSHDGSDISDSVSEGSDDSGLHGIALVIAGVKSAGPSTTTTTPATTPATTPVSTPTEGPPNAPAVTKSGSHTCIFCDRTFKAEVEYRLHLNRHLVNVYYLESAAKGDQ, encoded by the exons ATGGCTGCCCAGACAGTCTACCCTGTGGGGGTGGTCATGTTCACCCCGCTGGTGGGTGTGGCCATGGGTGGAGAGGAGACCGGGGTGACGGAGATCCCCCGGACGGACCTGGCCGCACCTCAGCTGGTCATGCTGGCCAACGTCGCGCTGACGTCGGAGGGAGGAGGCAGCGGAGACTACTCTCCGGAGGAGAAGCAGATGGTGGAGCTGAAGACCGTGGGCAGCAGCTGCTACTCCGACAGTGAGGACGAGGGCCTGGTGCATTGCGGCTACGCCGATGGCACTGCCGACAGCCACCATGCCGATGCCTCGTTTGACATCTACCCTGAAACCCCACAGGCTGTCAGCTCCCACTCGTACAAAGGGCggaaggagcaggagcaggaggaggaggaggaggaagagaaggaggaggaggaccaaGAAACAgaaggggaggggaagggagaggggtcTCCATCTAGTCCAACAGTGGGGTGTAAGCGTAAGAGGATTGTCCGCCAACTAATGGAGAACTGCCGGAGTAAGAAGAAGCCTTTTCACTGCAAGCCTTGCCAGTACGAGGCCGAGTGCGAGGAGGAGTTTGTCGACCACATCCGCGTCCACAGTGCCAAGAAGCTGCTTGTGGCAGAACAGgcccaggaggaagaggatgagctAGCCAATGGGGCGGAACCCGTCCCCGAAGGGGGCGGAGAAGGGGCAGTCTACACCAAGGGCGTGATTCGCTGTGAGCGTTGCGGCTACAACACCAACCGCTATGACCATTACATGGCGCACCTCAAGCACCACAGCAAGGAAGGGGACAGCCAGCGCGTCTACAAGTGCACCATCTGCACCTACACCACCATCAGCCAATACCACTGGAAGAAGCACCTGAGGAACCACTTCCCCAGCAAGCTGTACACCTGCGGACAGTGCTGCTACTTCTCCGACCGCAAGAACAACTACGTGCAGCACATCCGCACTCATACAG GCGAGCGGCCATTTCGATGTTCTTACTGCAAGTATTCAAGCTCACAGAAGACCCACCTGACCAGACATATGAGAACACACTCAGGTGAG AGACCCTTCAAGTGTGACAGCTGCAGTTACCTGGCGGCCAATCAGCACGAGGTGACGCGCCACGCCCGACAGGTCCACAATGGGCCCAAGCCCCTGAGCTGCCCTCACTGCCAGTACAAGACAGCCGACCGCAGCAACTACAAGAAGCATGTGGAGCTCCACGTCAACCCCAGGCAGTTCCTCTGCCCTGTCTGCACCTATGCTGCGTCCAAGAAGTGCAACCTGCAGTACCACGTCAAATCCCGTCACCCAGACTGCTCCGATATCACTTTGGACGTGTCAAAAGTCAAACTCCGCATCAAGAAGCCGGAGTCCGGTTCCCCCACCTATTACAGCGTGGGCAAGGAGGCCCGGTACGTCCTGACAGGGATCAAGGAGGGTAAGGTTGAGAGAAAGTccggcaggagagagggagcgacgggtggaggaggaggaggaggagaaggagaaggggtGGCAGTAGACAGCCAGCCTACGCCGGACCCCATCAACCTATCAACCAAAAAGCCATCTAAAGCTAACCCTCTTTCAACTGCTGCCAAAAAGGAACAGCGAGACAAGACCCACAAGAGGAGTGAAGAGAGGGAGACCtccaagaggagggaggagagagaggcctccaagaggagggtggagagggagaccCCCAAGaggagggtggagagggagacctccaagaggagggaggagagagagacccccaagaggagggtggagagggagaccCCCAAGaggagggtggagagggagaccTCCAaaagggtggaggagagggagacctCCAaaagggtggaggagagggagagctccaaaagggtggaggagagagacacctctaagaggagggaggagagggagacctcaaaaagggtggaggagagggagacccCCAAGAGGGAAACTGTGAGGAAGACTCAGAAGTCGGTGGTagcagaggaaaggagaggggtaaagccaggagagagaaaggagagggtaGGCGGGAAGGTGACGAGAAAGGCAAAGGCCAACAAAATTGCAGGTGTCTCTGCAGAGACCCAGcccaggagagagagcaaggtcAGGAAAATGGCCAATGCCaaagaggagaaggaagagagggagcagaATGCCGGTGATgctgagagagcagaggaagagagagcggcaaaggagagagcagagagggaggagagagagaggatggagaatgagagggtggagagagaaagggtagAGAAGGGGAGACtggagagagagcgggcagaGAAAGATAGGCTAGAAATGGAGAGAGCAGCAAAGGAAAGGGTGGAAATGAAGagacaagaaagagagagattagagaaggagaggatagagaaggagagagcagaaagagagcgagtagagaaggagaggatggagaaggaaagagtggagagagaaagagcagagaaggagagattggaaagagagagggcagagaaggAGCGattggagaaagaaagagaagagaaggagaggatgGAAATGGAGAGAGCAGAAAATGAGAGAATGGAGAATGAGAgagctgaaagagagagagaagaaaatgagagaatggagaaggagagagctgaaagaaagaaggagcggatggagaaagagagagcagaaagagagagagttgagAAGGAGAgaatggagaaggagagagcagaaagggagagtgtagagaaggagaggaagagtgaaGACGCAGATGACCCCATCAAGAGCGGATCTGGTAGACCGGCGAGAGCTGTCCGAGCTGTGGTCAAAGCAAGCAGAGGGCAGAGCCAGAAACCTGCAGAAAAGACACAGGATGAAGAAGCCAAGGTCACCTCCAGGAAACGGAAAGCAGCCACATGTGAGCATCCCCCACACCAGAATGAGGCCCTCTGTGGGCCAAGCAGGAAGCTGGCAGCCGAGGAGAGACGGCCGCAGAGTTCCACTGTGCTCCGGGGGAGGCATGAGGCACCGAAGCGCATCCAGGGGCCCGAATGCAGCACCAGGCTGAGCAAGAGGATTGACCGACCCCTAGGAGTCAGCGTGATTAAGAGAACCAAAAAGACCATGGCCAAACCAGGCCCCATGGAGGCCAAACTGGGCCCAGCAGAGACCAAACTCCACAGGCCACCCATTCGGGGGAAATGGGGTCCCAGTGCTCAGGAGGACAACTTGAGGAAGGAGTTTAAGGAGGTTGGGACATCTATTCACCAGAAGcctgtgggaggagagagaactggggaggaggaggaggccccTGAGGGGTGCAGCAGGGTCAATGAAGGTACGGCCCTAGGGCGGGGCCCTGAAGTGGCACGTGGGACCATACCCGCCCCCCTCCACCGGCTGGAGCTCTCGGCAAGGAGGCGGGGCAAGGCTACCGACATGGAGGAGGATGAGGGCATCCACAGTCACGATGGCAGCGACATCAGCGACAGTGTCTCCGAGGGTAGCGATGACTCGGGCCTCCACGGTATCGCCTTGGTCATTGCTGGCGTGAAATCTGCTGGGCC